A genomic segment from Polyangium mundeleinium encodes:
- a CDS encoding helix-turn-helix transcriptional regulator has translation MRSSRLLALLLVLQQRRHATAAELADELSVSVRTLYRDIASLMAAGVPLWTESGPGGGIRLVEGWRTRLDGLTAEEASALFLSGAPQAVADLGLATVAVTARVKVDATLPAELRGRASRIRERFLLDAPGWFTRPEQLVALPVVAEAVWDGRRLDLSYGERSNRRRVDPLGLVLKAGTWYLIARHRQDIKTYRISRIHRAGIRAETFVRPGGFDLAAWWADSSAAFDRSLLTYRCRVRLSSDAQRSLPRVVPHDAVRRMLEDAGPPDAEGFRTVDLLLESEEVAADQLTGLGDGVEVITPEALRDRLYTVGLRMAQRNAPSRSSAASGVVD, from the coding sequence GTGCGATCCAGCCGGCTCCTCGCGCTCCTCCTCGTCCTCCAGCAACGCCGACACGCCACCGCCGCGGAGCTCGCGGATGAGCTCTCGGTCTCCGTCCGCACGCTCTACCGGGACATCGCGTCGCTGATGGCGGCCGGGGTCCCGCTCTGGACCGAGTCGGGGCCGGGCGGCGGGATCCGCCTCGTCGAGGGATGGCGTACGCGCCTCGATGGCCTGACCGCCGAGGAGGCGAGCGCCCTCTTCCTCTCGGGCGCGCCGCAGGCGGTCGCCGACCTCGGCCTGGCCACGGTCGCGGTGACGGCCCGCGTCAAGGTCGACGCCACCCTGCCGGCCGAGCTGCGAGGCCGCGCCAGCCGGATCCGGGAGCGATTCCTGCTCGACGCGCCCGGGTGGTTCACGCGCCCCGAGCAGCTCGTGGCGCTGCCCGTCGTCGCCGAGGCGGTGTGGGACGGTCGCCGGCTCGACCTCTCTTATGGCGAACGGTCGAACCGCCGTCGCGTCGATCCGCTCGGGCTCGTGCTCAAGGCGGGCACGTGGTACCTGATTGCGCGACATCGGCAGGACATCAAGACCTACCGGATCAGCCGAATCCACCGGGCCGGCATCCGGGCCGAGACGTTCGTCCGGCCCGGCGGCTTTGATCTCGCCGCATGGTGGGCCGATTCGTCGGCGGCGTTCGACAGGTCCTTGCTCACCTATCGCTGCCGGGTTCGCCTCTCCTCGGACGCACAAAGGAGCCTCCCGCGTGTGGTCCCGCATGACGCCGTCCGCCGCATGCTCGAGGACGCCGGGCCGCCCGACGCCGAGGGATTTCGGACGGTGGATCTCCTCTTGGAGAGCGAGGAGGTAGCCGCGGACCAGCTCACGGGCCTGGGCGACGGCGTCGAGGTGATCACGCCGGAAGCCCTGCGCGATCGGCTGTATACGGTGGGCCTGCGAATGGCGCAGCGGAATGCGCCGTCACGCTCCTCTGCTGCCTCGGGCGTTGTGGATTGA
- a CDS encoding FMN-binding negative transcriptional regulator — MYLPRAFQASDPAEIHDFIEAYSFGALIVAQADGALEIAHLPFLLDRRAGPHGTLRAHVARPNPIWKLAAAGHPATVVFSGPHGYVSARWYEHPREQVPTWNYMVVHAHGRLEAPMDRTSLSALLDDLSSFHERGASEPWRMEHLEDAFREDLLDAIVGLSLPIDRLEAKFKLSQNRSPEDRARVIRALRERGGPDDLAMAERIRE; from the coding sequence GTGTACCTCCCCCGAGCCTTCCAAGCATCCGATCCGGCCGAGATCCACGACTTCATCGAGGCCTACTCCTTCGGCGCGCTCATCGTTGCCCAGGCCGACGGCGCCCTGGAGATCGCACACCTGCCCTTCCTCCTCGATCGCCGCGCGGGGCCCCACGGCACCCTGCGCGCCCATGTCGCGCGGCCAAACCCCATCTGGAAGCTCGCCGCCGCGGGTCACCCCGCGACCGTCGTCTTCTCGGGCCCGCATGGATACGTCTCGGCGCGCTGGTACGAGCACCCGCGCGAGCAGGTCCCGACCTGGAACTACATGGTCGTGCACGCCCACGGCCGCCTCGAAGCTCCCATGGATCGAACGAGTTTGTCGGCCCTGCTCGACGATCTCTCCTCTTTCCACGAGCGCGGCGCCTCCGAGCCGTGGCGCATGGAACACCTCGAAGACGCCTTCCGCGAGGATTTGCTCGACGCGATCGTGGGCCTCTCCCTCCCCATCGATCGCCTGGAGGCCAAGTTCAAATTGAGCCAGAACCGCTCGCCGGAGGACAGGGCGCGCGTGATTCGCGCCCTCCGCGAGCGCGGAGGACCGGACGACCTCGCAATGGCCGAGCGGATCCGAGAATGA
- a CDS encoding nuclear transport factor 2 family protein translates to MDAALVVRSVWEGMEARDWDAVRRLLAEDLVVTWPQTRERIRGADAFVTLNRTYPGDWHITVEEVLAVGDRAAARVTIVNGADVFYASGFYAVRGGQIVEATETFADPGEPPYDRGHLAERY, encoded by the coding sequence ATGGATGCGGCGCTCGTCGTTCGATCGGTATGGGAAGGCATGGAAGCGAGGGACTGGGACGCCGTGCGGCGCCTGCTCGCCGAGGATCTGGTCGTGACGTGGCCGCAGACGCGGGAGCGGATTCGCGGCGCGGATGCCTTCGTCACGTTGAACCGGACCTACCCCGGGGACTGGCACATCACCGTGGAGGAGGTGCTCGCCGTGGGGGATCGCGCGGCTGCGCGGGTGACCATCGTCAACGGGGCCGACGTGTTTTACGCAAGCGGGTTTTACGCCGTGCGTGGCGGGCAAATCGTCGAGGCCACGGAGACCTTCGCCGACCCGGGGGAGCCTCCGTATGACCGCGGGCACCTGGCCGAGCGGTATTGA
- a CDS encoding YchJ family protein has product MAPARDCPCCSGLPYAQCCAPYHRGEREAPDAVTLMRSRFAAYARKESAYVLRTLHPDHEDRKRPEAEVIREIRDATSTLKFMRLDVLDHDGPDEAGFWHVLFHARVFEKGQDRSFVELSEFAHDGEGIRYRSGQQIAAAKVADPKGLTIAAFRETFSTR; this is encoded by the coding sequence ATGGCCCCAGCCCGAGATTGTCCTTGCTGCTCCGGTTTGCCCTACGCGCAGTGTTGTGCCCCCTATCACCGCGGCGAGCGTGAGGCGCCCGACGCCGTGACGCTGATGCGCTCGCGTTTTGCGGCGTATGCGCGGAAGGAGTCGGCGTACGTCCTGCGCACGCTCCACCCCGACCACGAGGACCGCAAGCGGCCCGAGGCCGAGGTGATCCGCGAGATCCGGGACGCGACCTCCACGCTCAAGTTCATGCGCCTCGACGTGCTCGACCACGACGGCCCCGACGAGGCCGGCTTCTGGCACGTGCTCTTTCATGCGCGGGTATTCGAAAAAGGGCAGGACCGCTCGTTCGTCGAGCTCAGCGAATTCGCGCACGACGGCGAGGGCATTCGTTATCGGAGCGGACAGCAGATCGCCGCCGCGAAGGTGGCCGATCCGAAAGGCCTCACGATCGCGGCGTTCCGCGAGACGTTTTCGACGCGATAG
- a CDS encoding alpha/beta hydrolase, with product MLHPQARALIDFMERSGLPPAHTLSPADARRVYRERRAFTQPDPPAVAEVRDLHAEAPHGRIPLRLYRPAGTTIDTALPVLVYFHGGGWTIGDLETHDTLCRSLANGAGCAVVAVDYRLGPEHRFPAAVDDSLAATYWVQRNAAALGIDGTRIAVGGDSAGGNLAAVVALAARDAGDLGITFQLLIYPATDMRRIAPSHTTNGQGYLLTRDSITYYHDHYIDDPAHDLDWRASPLLHPNHEHLPPALVLTAGYDPLRDEGRAYAERLTAAGSKASYVCFDRQVHGFVTMGKVFDEANTAVAFCAASLRAALFR from the coding sequence ATGTTGCACCCCCAGGCCCGGGCCCTGATCGATTTCATGGAACGGAGCGGCTTGCCGCCGGCGCATACCCTCTCGCCGGCAGATGCGCGGCGCGTGTACCGCGAGCGCCGCGCGTTCACGCAGCCCGACCCGCCCGCGGTCGCGGAGGTGCGGGATCTCCACGCGGAGGCGCCGCACGGCCGGATCCCCCTTCGGCTGTACCGCCCCGCAGGTACGACGATCGATACAGCCTTGCCGGTGCTCGTGTATTTCCACGGCGGCGGCTGGACGATCGGCGACCTCGAAACGCACGACACGCTTTGCCGATCCCTCGCGAACGGCGCCGGCTGCGCGGTCGTGGCGGTCGATTATCGCCTCGGGCCCGAGCACCGGTTTCCCGCGGCCGTCGACGACAGCCTGGCCGCGACGTACTGGGTGCAGCGAAATGCCGCGGCGCTCGGGATCGACGGGACGCGCATCGCGGTCGGCGGCGATAGCGCGGGCGGTAACCTCGCCGCCGTGGTCGCGCTCGCCGCGCGTGACGCGGGAGACCTCGGGATCACGTTCCAGCTCTTGATTTACCCGGCGACGGACATGCGCCGGATCGCCCCGTCGCACACGACGAACGGCCAGGGGTATCTGCTCACGCGGGACTCCATCACGTATTACCACGACCATTACATCGACGACCCCGCGCACGACCTCGACTGGCGCGCCTCGCCGCTGCTCCACCCGAACCACGAACACTTGCCGCCCGCGCTGGTGCTGACGGCCGGCTACGATCCGCTGCGCGACGAGGGGCGAGCGTACGCCGAGCGCCTGACCGCGGCGGGATCAAAGGCGAGCTACGTCTGCTTCGATCGGCAGGTCCACGGCTTCGTGACGATGGGCAAGGTGTTCGACGAGGCGAACACGGCCGTCGCGTTTTGCGCGGCGTCGCTGCGCGCGGCCTTGTTCCGCTGA
- a CDS encoding FAD-dependent monooxygenase, giving the protein MIKHTVVIAGGGPTGLMLAGELALAGVDVAIVERRPSQDLAGSRAGGLHARTLEVLDQRGIADRFVSQGQVHQVVHFHLPLDISDFPTRHNYVLGLWQNHIERILAGWVDELAVPIYRGREVTGFAQDDTGVDVELSDGKSLRAEYLVGCDGGRSLIRKAAGIEFPGWDPTTSWLIAEVEMSEEPEWGFRHDAVGSHAIGKLEDGRRMRAVLTEQQVRLASEPTLRDVSDALIAVYGTDYGIHSPTWISRFTDMTRQASAYRDRRVLLAGDAAHVHPPMGGQGLNIGVQDAVNLGWKLAQVVKRTSPESLLDTYHAERHPVAARALRNTMAQVALRRTDDRTKVLGDYVSELLRMAEPRKRLAAEMSGLGVHYDLGEGHPLLGRRMPDLDLDTASGPLRVFTLLHHARPVLLNLGEPGGFDITPWADRVQWIDAKYAGPWELPAIGAVPAPTAVLVRPDGYVAWVGDLTQVGLADALTTWFGPPTTV; this is encoded by the coding sequence ATGATCAAGCATACGGTGGTGATTGCCGGAGGGGGGCCGACAGGGCTGATGTTGGCGGGCGAGCTGGCGTTGGCGGGCGTCGACGTTGCCATTGTCGAGCGGCGCCCGAGCCAGGACCTCGCCGGCTCGCGCGCAGGCGGCCTGCACGCACGCACGCTCGAGGTCCTCGATCAGCGTGGAATCGCCGATCGGTTTGTCTCGCAGGGACAGGTGCATCAGGTCGTGCACTTCCACCTCCCTCTGGACATCAGCGACTTTCCCACCCGACACAACTACGTGCTCGGGCTGTGGCAGAACCACATCGAGCGCATCCTGGCCGGCTGGGTCGACGAGCTGGCCGTGCCAATCTATCGCGGACGTGAAGTGACGGGCTTCGCGCAGGACGACACCGGCGTCGACGTCGAGCTGTCCGACGGCAAATCGCTACGGGCGGAGTATCTCGTCGGCTGCGACGGAGGACGCAGTCTGATCCGAAAAGCAGCCGGCATCGAGTTCCCCGGCTGGGATCCGACGACGAGCTGGTTGATTGCCGAGGTCGAGATGTCCGAGGAGCCGGAATGGGGCTTCCGACACGACGCCGTTGGTTCCCACGCGATTGGCAAGTTGGAGGATGGGCGGCGGATGCGGGCCGTGTTGACCGAACAGCAGGTAAGACTCGCCAGCGAACCGACCCTGCGCGATGTCAGTGACGCGCTGATCGCCGTCTACGGGACAGACTACGGGATCCACAGTCCCACGTGGATCTCCAGGTTCACCGATATGACTCGTCAGGCCTCGGCCTACCGCGACAGACGGGTCCTGCTGGCCGGCGACGCCGCACATGTGCATCCCCCGATGGGTGGGCAGGGCCTCAACATCGGTGTGCAGGATGCGGTGAATCTGGGATGGAAGCTGGCCCAGGTGGTCAAGCGGACGTCGCCAGAAAGCCTCCTGGATACCTACCACGCCGAGCGGCACCCGGTCGCGGCTCGCGCGCTGCGCAACACGATGGCGCAAGTCGCGCTTCGGCGCACAGACGACCGCACCAAAGTCTTGGGCGACTACGTCTCCGAGCTTCTCCGCATGGCCGAGCCTCGCAAACGACTGGCCGCGGAGATGTCGGGTCTGGGCGTTCATTACGACCTCGGCGAGGGACACCCGCTGCTGGGACGTCGTATGCCCGATCTCGACCTGGACACCGCCAGCGGCCCGCTGCGGGTCTTCACCCTGCTGCATCACGCGCGGCCGGTGCTGCTCAACCTCGGTGAGCCCGGTGGCTTCGACATCACTCCATGGGCCGATCGCGTTCAATGGATCGACGCCAAATACGCTGGTCCGTGGGAGCTTCCGGCGATCGGGGCGGTCCCGGCTCCCACCGCCGTCCTGGTTCGGCCCGACGGATATGTGGCCTGGGTGGGAGACCTGACCCAGGTGGGGCTCGCTGACGCGTTAACCACTTGGTTCGGACCGCCTACGACGGTGTAG
- a CDS encoding tetratricopeptide repeat protein produces MLSIRASIPLAALASLVACQDGGVSPPPALSATPQAPAPTASASAAPTGAALGADLPRPKRPKTREAPSPEKMRAYRKHLAEGRLLGGKSQWPEAIKEFEKALAVVPGDAPALTELGWAAFKAGELDRAKQSNEEALRRTTSPKLQAMAHYNLGRIAEERKDPKAALDHYRKSVALRPNETVEKRIAELSKQEKAPAAPAAEPLPCQTAAVKIADVCACLTKPEPGDPEVPRPCEPVKEPKLPRPELTLLEAQTGVFQTDWILVAKGEKGFVPVGKIGSTHNPGAFGIYEELTIPTVTEKTAGKTTVLWFEARRDRHDSDMGIDEYEEETVRTVTLCVPPQGKTTEWKCPLTVPVERTYIRDRMQLEGFTPDAETRKLMTKGLPIKEGWALDVKLGDGKAEVSVTGGKPPAQVAALVGSHPL; encoded by the coding sequence ATGCTCTCGATTCGTGCTTCGATTCCCCTCGCCGCCCTCGCCTCCCTCGTGGCTTGCCAGGACGGAGGCGTGTCCCCGCCGCCCGCGCTTTCGGCCACGCCGCAGGCCCCGGCGCCCACGGCGTCGGCTTCGGCGGCCCCGACGGGCGCGGCCCTCGGCGCGGACCTTCCCCGGCCGAAGCGCCCGAAGACCCGCGAGGCGCCGAGCCCCGAGAAGATGCGCGCGTACCGAAAGCACCTCGCGGAGGGGCGGCTCCTCGGCGGGAAGTCGCAATGGCCGGAGGCGATCAAGGAGTTCGAGAAGGCGCTCGCCGTGGTGCCGGGCGACGCGCCCGCGTTGACGGAGCTCGGCTGGGCGGCGTTCAAGGCCGGCGAGCTCGATCGAGCCAAGCAATCGAACGAGGAGGCCCTCCGCCGCACGACGAGCCCGAAGCTCCAGGCGATGGCGCATTACAACCTCGGCCGTATCGCCGAGGAGCGCAAAGATCCGAAGGCCGCGCTCGACCATTACCGGAAATCGGTCGCGCTCCGGCCGAACGAGACGGTGGAGAAGCGGATCGCGGAGCTCTCGAAGCAAGAGAAGGCGCCCGCGGCGCCGGCGGCCGAGCCCCTGCCCTGCCAGACCGCGGCGGTCAAGATCGCCGACGTCTGCGCCTGCCTCACGAAGCCGGAGCCGGGGGATCCGGAGGTGCCGCGGCCGTGCGAGCCGGTGAAAGAGCCCAAGCTGCCCCGGCCCGAGCTCACGTTGCTGGAGGCGCAGACGGGCGTCTTTCAGACGGACTGGATCCTCGTCGCCAAGGGCGAGAAGGGGTTTGTGCCGGTCGGGAAGATCGGATCGACGCACAACCCGGGCGCGTTCGGCATTTACGAGGAGCTCACGATCCCCACCGTGACCGAAAAGACGGCCGGCAAGACGACGGTGCTCTGGTTCGAGGCGCGGCGCGATCGACACGACTCGGACATGGGGATCGACGAATACGAGGAGGAGACGGTCCGGACCGTGACCCTGTGCGTGCCGCCCCAGGGAAAAACGACGGAATGGAAATGCCCGCTCACGGTGCCCGTGGAGCGGACGTACATCCGCGACCGCATGCAGCTCGAAGGCTTCACGCCCGACGCCGAGACGCGCAAGCTCATGACGAAGGGGTTGCCAATCAAGGAAGGCTGGGCGCTCGACGTGAAGCTCGGCGACGGCAAGGCCGAGGTGAGCGTCACCGGGGGCAAGCCGCCGGCCCAGGTGGCCGCGCTCGTGGGATCCCACCCGCTGTAG
- a CDS encoding dihydrofolate reductase family protein → MTKTQYYVAASIDGYIADAEGHLGWLLQFNGVEGVDAHYKAFLAGVGALAMGAATYEFLLAESREAWPYADLPTWVFTHRDLPAIAGGDIHFTTEDVSVVHEQMVRAAGGKHIWLVGGGNLVAQFAKRGHLNEILLGVVPVVLGSGAPLLPASIPGPLELQGITRFGRGLVELRYEVPAQSQGQ, encoded by the coding sequence ATGACCAAGACCCAATACTACGTAGCGGCCAGCATCGACGGGTACATCGCGGACGCCGAGGGTCATCTCGGATGGCTCCTTCAATTCAACGGCGTTGAAGGCGTGGACGCGCACTACAAGGCCTTCCTCGCGGGCGTGGGGGCGCTGGCCATGGGCGCGGCGACCTACGAGTTCCTCCTCGCCGAGAGCCGCGAGGCCTGGCCCTACGCCGACCTGCCGACCTGGGTGTTCACCCATCGCGACCTACCGGCCATCGCGGGAGGGGACATCCACTTCACCACCGAGGACGTCAGCGTCGTGCACGAGCAGATGGTGCGCGCAGCCGGAGGGAAACACATCTGGCTCGTCGGCGGCGGCAACCTCGTCGCCCAGTTCGCAAAACGCGGACATCTGAACGAGATCCTGCTCGGCGTCGTTCCGGTCGTGCTCGGCAGCGGGGCGCCGCTCCTGCCCGCCTCGATTCCGGGCCCGCTCGAGCTCCAGGGCATCACCCGCTTCGGCCGTGGATTGGTCGAGCTGCGGTACGAGGTCCCGGCGCAGTCTCAAGGGCAATAA
- a CDS encoding S8 family serine peptidase, with protein MAPRIQHACTILPLLATLFAAPRAHAAPTPEASTFLDGDEAVTAERLGAAALDPRGRSLKPVRLRYGSRSFLASIDHTAVVRLDPGGEEALARRGYRLVEPLMPSIGLWLVEDTAGADGLSIAAHLARTDARTEGVRDAVPNLYVHMERRGEPFTPNDPRFSGQWYFGDDSMRMSEAWGITQGDAGTTVVVIDSGCDLTHPDLQGKLDPGIDVVDGDDDASYDPAFSGAEHGTACAGIIGAATNNGVGIAGACPECRLRCVRMLADEATPLSAPIKAFDFALQTGAAVVSNSWGYVEAMPVPATLRDAINNVFDNGRGGKGAVVVFAAGNDNRELGDDELNAVRGVLTIGAINQFDDKTFFTNFGASLDLVAPIGTLTTDIVGPGGLDPTDYTLNFGGTSSACPVAAGVAALVASVAPELRSAEIVDLLVETARPAPYATPDAAGHDVVFGHGIVDPVAALTAARGDVEPPVKTPDPPVEEDAGCACRAGRTGGETWMAGAFYGALLAGLSLRRRARR; from the coding sequence ATGGCTCCCCGAATCCAGCACGCTTGCACGATCCTCCCGCTCCTCGCGACGCTCTTCGCCGCGCCACGCGCCCACGCCGCGCCCACGCCCGAGGCGTCCACCTTCCTCGACGGAGACGAAGCCGTCACGGCCGAGCGCCTCGGCGCGGCGGCCCTCGATCCCCGCGGCCGGAGCCTCAAGCCCGTCCGCCTTCGGTACGGATCGCGATCGTTCTTGGCCTCGATCGATCACACCGCCGTCGTCCGCCTCGATCCGGGCGGCGAAGAAGCCCTCGCGCGCCGAGGTTATCGCCTCGTCGAGCCGCTCATGCCCTCGATCGGCCTCTGGCTCGTGGAGGACACGGCCGGCGCGGACGGCCTCTCCATCGCCGCCCACCTCGCGCGCACCGACGCCCGCACCGAAGGCGTGCGCGACGCCGTGCCGAACCTCTACGTCCACATGGAGCGCCGCGGCGAACCTTTTACCCCCAACGACCCTCGTTTCTCCGGACAATGGTATTTCGGCGACGACAGCATGCGCATGTCCGAGGCCTGGGGCATCACGCAGGGCGATGCGGGGACCACGGTCGTGGTCATCGACAGCGGCTGCGATCTCACGCACCCCGATCTCCAGGGCAAGCTCGATCCGGGCATCGACGTGGTCGACGGCGACGACGACGCGAGTTACGACCCGGCGTTCTCGGGCGCCGAGCATGGCACGGCGTGCGCTGGGATCATCGGCGCGGCCACGAACAACGGCGTCGGGATCGCGGGCGCCTGCCCTGAATGCCGCCTGCGGTGCGTCCGCATGCTCGCCGACGAGGCCACGCCGCTCTCCGCGCCCATCAAGGCCTTCGATTTCGCGCTGCAAACGGGCGCGGCCGTCGTTTCGAATAGCTGGGGGTACGTCGAGGCCATGCCCGTCCCGGCGACGCTGCGCGACGCGATCAACAACGTCTTCGACAACGGCCGCGGCGGCAAGGGCGCGGTCGTGGTCTTCGCGGCCGGCAACGACAACCGCGAGCTCGGCGACGACGAGCTCAACGCCGTGCGCGGCGTGCTGACGATCGGCGCGATCAACCAGTTCGACGACAAGACCTTCTTCACGAACTTCGGCGCCTCGCTCGACCTCGTCGCGCCCATCGGCACGCTCACGACCGACATCGTGGGGCCCGGCGGGCTCGATCCGACCGATTACACGCTCAACTTCGGCGGCACCTCCTCGGCGTGCCCCGTGGCCGCCGGCGTGGCCGCGCTCGTCGCGAGCGTCGCGCCGGAGCTGCGCTCGGCCGAGATCGTGGACTTGCTCGTCGAGACCGCGAGGCCCGCGCCCTACGCGACGCCGGACGCGGCGGGGCATGACGTGGTGTTCGGTCACGGCATCGTGGACCCGGTCGCCGCGCTGACGGCGGCGCGGGGGGACGTGGAGCCGCCGGTGAAGACGCCGGATCCGCCCGTCGAAGAGGACGCGGGCTGCGCCTGCCGGGCGGGCCGTACGGGCGGAGAAACGTGGATGGCGGGGGCGTTTTACGGGGCCTTGCTCGCGGGCCTGTCGTTGCGACGGCGCGCGCGGCGGTGA
- a CDS encoding DNA-3-methyladenine glycosylase 2 has translation MMDAETCYRALCARDERFDGMFFVAVRTTGIYCRPVCRARTPARDRCVFYRSAAEADRDGFRACFRCRPELSPGGAPQDSVPRLVRAALARIESGFLDEGSVDDLGRALGVTGRHLRRAMEAELGVAPVELAQSRRLALAKQLLQDSSLPLTEIAFASGFGSVRRFNALFSARFGRPPSALRRALGEAEAGAAITLRIDYRPPLDWDALLAFLAARAIAGVEAVEGGVYARSVRLGERTGWLRVMHPPQKNALRVEVAPELAGALGPLLGRLRALFDLDAHPLLIAESLSRDPLLAPLVARHPGLRVPGVFDGFEAAVRAILGQQVSVRAATTLGGRIARRFGKAMDTPIAGVTHLFPPASVLAEAPLADIAQMGLPAARALSIQALARAVTQGEVRFERGEDPEAAVAALIALPGIGAWTAQYLGMRVYRFPDAFPASDLGVRKALRVPSTREAEERAAAFRPWRAYAVIHLWQGLSEGAFEE, from the coding sequence ATGATGGACGCGGAGACCTGTTACCGAGCCCTTTGCGCGCGTGATGAGCGCTTCGATGGCATGTTTTTCGTGGCCGTACGGACGACCGGCATCTACTGCCGGCCGGTGTGCCGGGCCCGAACACCGGCGCGGGATCGATGCGTGTTTTATCGGTCCGCGGCGGAGGCCGATCGCGACGGGTTTCGCGCGTGTTTTCGCTGCCGGCCTGAGCTCTCGCCAGGTGGCGCGCCGCAGGACTCCGTGCCGCGCCTCGTCCGCGCTGCGCTCGCGCGGATCGAAAGCGGGTTTCTCGACGAGGGCTCCGTCGACGATCTCGGGCGCGCGCTCGGCGTGACCGGCAGGCACCTCCGGCGCGCGATGGAAGCCGAGCTCGGCGTGGCGCCCGTCGAGCTCGCCCAGTCGCGGCGCCTCGCGCTCGCGAAGCAGCTCTTGCAGGATTCTTCCCTGCCGCTCACCGAGATTGCGTTCGCGAGCGGGTTCGGGAGTGTGCGGCGGTTCAATGCGCTGTTTTCGGCTCGGTTCGGCAGGCCGCCGTCCGCGCTCCGGCGCGCGCTCGGGGAGGCCGAGGCCGGCGCCGCCATCACGCTGCGGATCGATTATCGGCCGCCGCTCGACTGGGATGCGCTCCTCGCGTTTCTCGCCGCGCGCGCGATTGCCGGAGTCGAGGCCGTCGAGGGCGGCGTGTATGCCCGCTCGGTGCGGCTCGGCGAGCGGACCGGATGGCTGCGGGTGATGCATCCGCCCCAGAAAAACGCGCTCCGGGTGGAGGTCGCGCCCGAGCTCGCGGGCGCGCTCGGGCCTCTGCTCGGCAGGCTGCGCGCGCTTTTTGATCTCGACGCGCATCCGCTCCTCATCGCGGAGTCGCTGAGCCGGGATCCTCTGCTCGCGCCGCTCGTCGCGCGTCATCCGGGGCTGCGTGTGCCGGGCGTGTTCGACGGATTCGAGGCGGCCGTGCGTGCCATTCTCGGGCAGCAGGTCTCCGTACGCGCGGCGACGACGCTTGGTGGGCGCATCGCGAGGCGGTTTGGAAAAGCCATGGATACGCCGATCGCCGGCGTGACGCACCTCTTCCCGCCCGCGTCCGTGCTCGCCGAGGCGCCTCTCGCCGACATCGCGCAGATGGGTTTGCCCGCGGCGCGCGCGCTCTCCATCCAGGCGCTCGCGCGTGCCGTCACGCAGGGCGAGGTCCGGTTCGAGCGCGGTGAGGATCCCGAGGCTGCCGTGGCCGCGCTCATCGCGTTGCCGGGCATCGGCGCGTGGACCGCGCAATACCTCGGCATGCGCGTCTATCGATTTCCCGACGCGTTTCCTGCCTCGGATCTCGGCGTTCGCAAAGCACTGCGCGTACCATCGACACGCGAAGCCGAGGAGCGCGCCGCGGCGTTCAGGCCGTGGCGTGCTTATGCGGTCATTCATTTGTGGCAGGGCCTTTCAGAAGGAGCATTTGAGGAATGA
- a CDS encoding methylated-DNA--[protein]-cysteine S-methyltransferase, whose amino-acid sequence MNSLYERRISSPVGGLHVVASDEAIVGVYLPEHKGAPVIMAHDGQNHPLLAEAARQLAEYFTGGRAFFTLPLDLQGSAFQREVWRALVGIPFGETRSYAELARALGRPQAARAVGAANAKNPISIIVPCHRVIAGDGALTGYAGGVAAKQWLLSHEQEHHAPRHVIH is encoded by the coding sequence ATGAACTCGTTGTATGAACGCCGTATTTCGAGCCCCGTCGGCGGCCTCCACGTCGTCGCTTCGGACGAAGCGATCGTGGGCGTCTACCTGCCCGAGCACAAGGGCGCGCCTGTGATCATGGCCCACGACGGGCAAAACCATCCGCTCCTCGCCGAGGCCGCGCGCCAGCTCGCAGAGTATTTCACAGGAGGACGCGCGTTTTTCACGTTACCGCTCGATCTGCAAGGAAGCGCTTTTCAGCGTGAGGTCTGGCGCGCGCTCGTCGGGATTCCTTTTGGTGAGACGCGCTCCTACGCGGAGCTCGCGCGGGCGCTCGGCCGGCCGCAGGCGGCGCGGGCCGTCGGCGCGGCGAATGCGAAGAACCCGATCAGCATCATCGTCCCTTGCCATCGCGTCATCGCCGGCGACGGCGCGCTCACGGGGTATGCGGGCGGCGTCGCGGCCAAGCAGTGGCTCCTCTCGCACGAGCAAGAGCACCACGCGCCCCGCCACGTCATTCACTAG